One window from the genome of Bacillus weihaiensis encodes:
- the topA gene encoding type I DNA topoisomerase, which yields MADYLVIVESPAKAKTIERYLGKKYKVKASMGHVRDLPKSQIGVNVEQNFEPKYITIRGKGTVLKELKSAAKKAKKVYLAADPDREGEAIAWHLAHSLDVDIHSDCRVVFNEITKDAIKESFKHPRSINMDLVDAQQARRILDRLVGYKISPILWKKVKKGLSAGRVQSVAVRLIIDREKEINAFVPEEYWTIEGQFLKGQKPFDATFYGVNGKKKELSSESEVKDIIKLIDGNSFKTEKVTKKERKRNPAVPFTTSTLQQEAARKLNFRAKKTMMIAQQLYEGIELGKEGTVGLITYMRTDSTRISETAQAEASTYIEEKYGKEFLGLRANSSKKSSNAQDAHEAIRPTSTLREPTLMKEYLSRDQLRLYKLIWERFVSSQMASAILDTMSVDLTNNGVNFRATGSKIKFPGFMKVYVEGNDDQVEEKDKMLPDLKEGDEVFSKDITPNQHFTQPPPRYTEARLVKTLEELGIGRPSTYAPTLDTIQKRGYVSLDNKRFIPTELGEIVLELIMEFFPEIINVEFTANMEHSLDEVEDGQKEWVRILDDFYRDFSPRLEKAENEMEKIEIKDEPAGVDCEECGHHMVYKMGRYGKFMACSNFPECRNTKPIVKEIGVKCPSCEDGMVVERKSKKKRIFYGCTQYPECEFLSWDKPIARSCPKCNNMLVEKKLKKGIQVQCMECDYKEEPQK from the coding sequence ATGGCAGACTATTTAGTCATCGTTGAATCACCGGCGAAGGCAAAAACAATCGAACGTTATTTAGGGAAAAAATATAAAGTTAAGGCATCTATGGGACATGTTCGAGATTTGCCTAAAAGTCAAATTGGAGTTAATGTCGAACAAAATTTCGAGCCTAAATATATTACAATTCGGGGGAAAGGGACAGTCTTAAAGGAATTAAAATCTGCAGCTAAAAAAGCGAAAAAAGTTTACCTCGCAGCCGATCCGGACCGGGAAGGGGAAGCGATTGCTTGGCATTTAGCTCATAGTCTAGATGTAGATATCCATTCTGATTGTCGCGTTGTTTTTAATGAAATTACAAAAGATGCGATAAAAGAGTCCTTTAAACACCCAAGATCTATTAATATGGATTTAGTAGATGCACAGCAAGCTAGACGAATCCTTGACCGTTTAGTTGGATATAAGATAAGTCCTATCCTTTGGAAGAAGGTAAAGAAAGGGCTAAGTGCTGGAAGGGTACAATCGGTAGCTGTTAGATTAATCATAGATCGTGAAAAAGAAATTAATGCATTTGTCCCTGAAGAATATTGGACAATTGAGGGACAATTTTTAAAAGGTCAAAAACCTTTTGACGCTACCTTCTATGGTGTAAACGGCAAAAAGAAGGAACTTAGTTCTGAATCGGAAGTAAAAGACATTATAAAACTTATTGATGGTAATAGTTTTAAAACAGAGAAAGTGACAAAGAAAGAACGGAAAAGAAACCCAGCAGTACCTTTTACAACTTCTACCCTTCAGCAAGAGGCTGCTAGAAAATTAAATTTTAGAGCAAAGAAAACAATGATGATTGCTCAACAGCTTTATGAAGGCATTGAGTTAGGGAAAGAAGGAACAGTTGGATTAATTACCTATATGAGAACAGATTCAACACGTATTTCTGAAACAGCTCAAGCAGAAGCATCGACGTATATTGAAGAAAAATATGGCAAAGAGTTTCTGGGTTTAAGAGCAAATTCAAGTAAGAAGAGTTCAAATGCTCAGGATGCTCACGAAGCTATTCGTCCTACATCAACATTACGTGAACCTACTTTAATGAAAGAGTATTTAAGTAGAGACCAGTTAAGATTATATAAACTAATATGGGAACGTTTTGTTTCAAGTCAAATGGCTTCCGCAATTCTTGATACAATGAGTGTAGACCTAACAAATAATGGAGTGAATTTTAGAGCGACTGGCTCTAAAATAAAGTTTCCAGGATTTATGAAGGTTTATGTAGAAGGAAATGATGATCAAGTTGAAGAAAAGGATAAAATGTTACCTGATCTAAAGGAAGGGGACGAGGTTTTCTCAAAAGATATTACCCCTAATCAACATTTTACACAGCCGCCACCACGTTATACAGAGGCTAGGTTAGTAAAGACGTTAGAAGAATTGGGTATAGGTCGACCTTCAACTTATGCACCAACTTTAGATACAATTCAAAAACGTGGTTATGTATCGTTAGATAATAAACGGTTTATTCCAACTGAACTTGGCGAAATTGTTCTAGAATTAATTATGGAGTTTTTCCCTGAAATTATAAATGTCGAATTTACAGCGAATATGGAGCATAGTCTAGATGAAGTTGAAGACGGCCAAAAAGAATGGGTAAGAATCTTAGATGATTTTTATCGTGATTTTTCTCCAAGGCTTGAGAAAGCTGAAAATGAAATGGAGAAAATTGAAATAAAAGATGAACCTGCTGGTGTAGATTGCGAAGAATGTGGGCACCATATGGTATATAAGATGGGTAGATATGGAAAATTTATGGCATGTTCGAACTTCCCGGAGTGTCGAAATACTAAGCCAATCGTTAAAGAAATCGGTGTGAAGTGTCCTAGCTGTGAAGACGGGATGGTAGTTGAGAGGAAGTCAAAAAAGAAAAGAATTTTTTATGGCTGTACTCAATATCCAGAATGTGAGTTTCTTTCTTGGGATAAACCTATTGCAAGAAGCTGTCCAAAATGTAACAATATGCTAGTAGAGAAGAAGCTTAAAAAAGGCATACAAGTACAATGTATGGAATGTGACTATAAAGAAGAACCACAAAAGTAA
- the dprA gene encoding DNA-processing protein DprA, translated as MPKKDLLLLSHCPSMNQVLLKKLLLTDPTLKIFHDLENRDWFYYFKQGPEKIAAIKKEYKSLSYDGLIRMYRDKMISIVTIFDEMYPYLLKEISDPPPVLYYKGDLKLGHSPRLLSVVGTRNPTHYGKVTSELLIPTLVKKDWTIVSGLAIGIDTVAHEVTIQNGGKTIAVIAGGLDHIYPKQNESLAKEIMNSHLIISEHPPHIKPSKWHFPMRNRIISGISLGTIVIQAKRKSGSLITAQQALEQNREVFAVPGPIYDDNCRGTNELIQLGAKLVQTPEDILNEIFVNQKIF; from the coding sequence ATGCCGAAAAAAGACCTTCTTCTTTTATCCCATTGTCCAAGTATGAATCAAGTGCTACTAAAAAAGCTTCTTCTTACAGACCCTACACTTAAAATTTTTCACGACCTTGAAAATAGAGATTGGTTCTATTATTTTAAGCAGGGTCCAGAAAAAATAGCTGCTATAAAAAAAGAATATAAATCTCTTAGTTATGATGGGTTAATAAGAATGTATCGAGATAAGATGATTTCTATTGTTACTATATTTGATGAAATGTACCCCTATTTATTAAAAGAAATAAGTGATCCCCCTCCAGTCCTTTACTATAAAGGTGATTTGAAACTTGGGCATTCTCCAAGGTTATTAAGTGTTGTCGGTACTAGGAACCCTACTCATTATGGAAAAGTAACATCTGAACTATTAATTCCTACATTAGTAAAGAAAGATTGGACAATTGTTAGCGGACTTGCAATAGGAATCGATACTGTTGCTCATGAGGTCACCATCCAAAATGGTGGCAAAACAATTGCTGTCATTGCGGGAGGTTTAGACCATATCTATCCAAAACAGAATGAAAGCCTCGCGAAAGAGATAATGAATTCACATCTTATCATTTCAGAGCACCCTCCTCATATAAAGCCTTCAAAATGGCATTTTCCGATGAGAAATAGGATAATTAGTGGAATATCACTTGGGACAATCGTCATTCAAGCGAAGAGAAAGAGTGGATCTCTCATTACAGCTCAACAAGCGCTAGAGCAAAATCGTGAGGTGTTTGCAGTACCAGGCCCTATTTATGATGACAATTGTAGGGGTACTAATGAACTGATTCAATTAGGAGCTAAGCTTGTACAAACTCCAGAGGATATTTTAAATGAAATCTTTGTAAACCAGAAGATTTTTTAA
- the sucD gene encoding succinate--CoA ligase subunit alpha, with amino-acid sequence MSVFINKDTKVIVQGITGSTALFHTKQMLEYGTNIVGGVTPGKGGTEVEGVPVFNTVQESVQATGANASVIYVPAPFAADAIMEGVDAELDLVICITEHIPVMDMVKVKRYMEGKKTRLVGPNCPGVITPEECKIGIMPGYIHKKGHVGVVSRSGTLTYEAVHQLSQAGIGQSTAVGIGGDPVNGTNFIDVLKAFNEDEETYAVIMIGEIGGTAEEEAAEWVKANMTKPVVGFIGGQTAPPGKRMGHAGAIISGGKGTAEEKIKTMNACGIKVADTPSVMGETLISVLKEQGLLEKCKTH; translated from the coding sequence ATGAGTGTATTTATTAATAAAGATACAAAGGTTATTGTACAAGGTATCACTGGATCTACGGCATTATTTCATACAAAACAAATGCTTGAGTATGGAACGAATATTGTTGGTGGTGTAACACCTGGTAAGGGTGGTACAGAGGTTGAGGGAGTACCTGTATTTAATACAGTTCAAGAATCAGTACAAGCAACTGGTGCTAATGCATCTGTCATTTACGTACCTGCTCCATTCGCTGCTGATGCAATCATGGAGGGTGTTGATGCAGAATTAGACCTAGTTATCTGTATTACTGAGCATATTCCTGTTATGGATATGGTTAAGGTTAAACGCTATATGGAAGGTAAGAAAACACGTCTAGTTGGACCAAACTGTCCTGGTGTTATTACTCCTGAAGAGTGTAAAATTGGAATTATGCCTGGCTACATTCATAAAAAGGGTCATGTGGGAGTGGTTTCCCGTTCTGGTACGCTTACGTATGAAGCAGTTCATCAGTTATCTCAAGCTGGAATTGGTCAATCTACAGCTGTTGGAATTGGTGGAGATCCGGTAAATGGAACGAATTTCATTGATGTCTTAAAAGCCTTCAATGAGGATGAAGAGACATATGCGGTGATTATGATTGGTGAAATTGGTGGAACAGCTGAAGAAGAGGCTGCTGAGTGGGTTAAAGCTAATATGACGAAACCAGTAGTAGGCTTTATCGGTGGTCAAACAGCACCTCCTGGAAAGCGTATGGGTCATGCTGGAGCAATTATCTCTGGTGGTAAAGGCACAGCTGAAGAGAAAATTAAAACTATGAACGCTTGTGGTATTAAAGTAGCTGATACGCCATCTGTAATGGGTGAGACGTTAATTTCTGTTCTAAAAGAGCAGGGGTTACTTGAAAAATGTAAAACTCATTAA
- the sucC gene encoding ADP-forming succinate--CoA ligase subunit beta: MNIHEYQGKELLRKYGVSVPNGKVAFSVDEAVEAAKELGTEVVVVKAQIHAGGRGKAGGVKVAKNLDEARTYAEEILGKTLVTHQTGPEGKEVKRLLIEEGCDIKNEYYVGLVLDRATSRVVLMASEEGGTEIEEVAEKTPEKIFKEVIDPAVGLQGYQARRIAFNINIPKELVGQAVKFMMGLYQAFVEKDCSIAEINPLVVTGDGKVMALDAKLNFDSNALYRHKDIVEYRDLEEEDAKEIEASKYDLSYISLDGNIGCMVNGAGLAMSTMDIIKYYGGEPANFLDVGGGATAEKVTEAFKIILSDENVKGIFVNIFGGIMKCDVIAEGVVEATKQVGLEIPLVVRLEGTNVDLGKKILNESGLNITSAESMADGAQKIVSLVK; this comes from the coding sequence ATGAATATCCATGAGTACCAAGGGAAAGAGCTCCTACGTAAATATGGAGTATCTGTACCAAATGGAAAAGTGGCTTTTTCTGTAGATGAAGCGGTAGAAGCTGCAAAAGAACTTGGAACAGAAGTAGTAGTAGTGAAAGCTCAAATCCATGCAGGTGGACGCGGTAAAGCTGGTGGGGTAAAAGTTGCTAAAAACCTTGACGAAGCACGTACATATGCTGAAGAAATTCTAGGGAAAACTCTAGTAACACACCAAACAGGTCCTGAAGGAAAAGAAGTGAAACGTCTTCTTATCGAAGAGGGCTGTGATATTAAGAATGAATACTATGTTGGTCTTGTATTAGATCGTGCTACATCTCGTGTTGTCTTAATGGCATCTGAAGAAGGTGGTACGGAAATTGAAGAAGTGGCAGAGAAAACTCCTGAAAAAATCTTTAAAGAAGTCATTGATCCTGCTGTAGGTCTACAAGGCTATCAAGCTAGAAGAATAGCTTTTAATATTAACATTCCTAAAGAGTTAGTTGGTCAAGCAGTGAAATTTATGATGGGCTTATACCAAGCATTTGTCGAGAAAGACTGCTCAATTGCAGAAATTAATCCATTAGTTGTTACAGGCGATGGAAAGGTAATGGCTCTTGATGCAAAATTGAATTTTGATTCAAATGCATTATATCGCCATAAAGATATTGTCGAATACCGAGACTTAGAAGAAGAGGATGCAAAAGAAATTGAAGCATCTAAATATGACCTTAGCTATATTTCATTAGATGGAAATATCGGTTGTATGGTAAATGGTGCTGGTCTTGCTATGTCAACAATGGATATTATTAAATATTATGGCGGAGAACCTGCAAACTTCCTGGATGTTGGGGGCGGTGCAACTGCAGAAAAAGTAACGGAAGCATTTAAGATTATTCTTTCAGATGAAAATGTTAAAGGTATCTTTGTTAACATCTTTGGTGGAATTATGAAATGTGATGTCATCGCAGAGGGTGTTGTAGAAGCGACAAAACAAGTAGGGTTAGAAATTCCACTGGTTGTTCGTCTTGAAGGTACGAATGTTGATTTAGGAAAGAAAATCCTTAATGAATCTGGATTAAACATAACTTCTGCAGAGTCAATGGCTGACGGTGCACAAAAAATCGTTTCACTAGTGAAGTAA
- a CDS encoding FlhB-like flagellar biosynthesis protein, translating to MNQNNEIKKAVALRYDAEKQSAPKVIAKGQGQVAEKIIESAKENEIHIHEDPALIEIMSKLELNQKVPEELYEAVAEIFAFVYRIDKEVESRQIVKKSIEN from the coding sequence ATGAACCAAAATAACGAGATAAAAAAAGCAGTAGCATTAAGGTATGACGCTGAAAAGCAGTCTGCACCAAAAGTAATTGCAAAAGGCCAAGGGCAAGTTGCGGAAAAAATAATAGAGTCCGCCAAAGAAAATGAGATTCATATCCATGAGGATCCTGCATTAATTGAAATAATGTCAAAATTAGAACTCAATCAAAAAGTGCCAGAAGAGCTATATGAGGCTGTAGCTGAAATCTTTGCTTTTGTATACAGAATAGATAAGGAGGTAGAAAGTAGACAAATAGTCAAGAAAAGTATTGAAAATTAG
- a CDS encoding ribonuclease HII, which translates to MKLTIKQINEKLATISKSDDPFFLQCKKDSRVGVQQLVQRWEKNEEIEKGKQQQFYNMLSIEREVRSQGYTLIAGIDEVGRGPLAGPVVAAAVILKDDCYLPGLTDSKKLSATARETFFNLIHEQAQAIGIGIVSSEMIDKVNIYEATKLAMINAIEELEVSPDYLLLDAMKVNLPISQQSIIKGDAKSITIAASSVIAKVTRDRLMNQLASQYPEYGFEKHMGYGTKQHLEAIKQYGVLKEHRQSFAPIKEMV; encoded by the coding sequence ATGAAACTTACAATAAAACAAATTAATGAAAAATTAGCAACAATTTCAAAAAGTGATGATCCGTTTTTTCTCCAATGCAAAAAAGATTCACGAGTAGGTGTGCAGCAACTCGTGCAAAGATGGGAAAAGAATGAAGAAATAGAAAAGGGTAAGCAGCAACAATTTTATAACATGCTTTCAATTGAACGAGAGGTTCGGTCACAAGGCTATACGTTAATAGCTGGAATTGATGAAGTTGGCAGAGGACCATTAGCGGGACCGGTCGTTGCAGCAGCTGTTATTCTAAAAGATGACTGCTATTTACCTGGTCTAACCGATTCTAAGAAGCTTTCAGCTACGGCTAGGGAAACTTTTTTTAACTTAATCCATGAGCAGGCTCAAGCCATTGGAATTGGTATTGTTTCATCTGAAATGATTGATAAGGTAAACATATATGAAGCTACAAAGCTAGCTATGATTAATGCCATTGAGGAACTAGAAGTCTCGCCAGATTATTTATTGTTGGATGCAATGAAAGTAAATTTACCCATCTCTCAGCAATCAATTATTAAAGGTGATGCTAAAAGTATAACAATTGCAGCAAGTTCTGTCATTGCTAAGGTTACAAGAGATCGGTTAATGAATCAATTAGCCAGTCAATATCCTGAATATGGGTTTGAAAAACATATGGGTTATGGAACGAAACAACATTTAGAAGCTATTAAACAATATGGAGTGTTAAAAGAGCACCGTCAAAGCTTTGCTCCCATAAAAGAAATGGTATAA
- the ylqF gene encoding ribosome biogenesis GTPase YlqF: MTIQWFPGHMAKARRQVTEKLKLIDIVFELVDARIPMSSRNPMIDEIITSKPRIVLLNKADKADDAITKQWIAYFKQRNIPALAIDAQTGTGLKQITALSKELLKDKFDKMAAKGIKPRAIRALIIGIPNVGKSTLINRLAKKNITKTGDRPGVTTAQQWVKVGKELELLDTPGILWPKFEGELVGLKLATTGAIKDAILNLQEITVFALKFLKEHYPKRLIERYSLHDLPEDIVPLFDEIGKKRGCMMAGGYIDYDKTSELILREIRGDKLGRLSFESPDQYLEN, translated from the coding sequence TTGACGATACAATGGTTTCCTGGTCATATGGCTAAAGCCAGAAGACAGGTTACAGAAAAATTAAAATTAATCGATATCGTTTTTGAATTGGTGGATGCTCGAATTCCAATGTCTTCGAGAAATCCAATGATTGACGAGATTATCACGTCAAAACCTAGAATCGTGCTTTTAAATAAAGCAGATAAAGCGGACGATGCTATTACAAAGCAATGGATAGCTTATTTTAAGCAACGAAATATTCCTGCACTCGCTATTGATGCGCAAACAGGTACAGGATTAAAACAAATTACAGCTTTATCAAAAGAGCTATTAAAAGATAAATTTGATAAGATGGCTGCCAAAGGAATAAAGCCACGTGCAATTCGTGCCTTAATCATAGGTATACCAAACGTTGGAAAATCCACATTAATTAATCGACTAGCCAAGAAAAATATTACCAAAACAGGTGACCGACCAGGTGTTACAACCGCACAGCAGTGGGTAAAAGTAGGGAAGGAATTAGAGCTATTAGATACACCAGGTATACTATGGCCTAAATTCGAAGGTGAGTTAGTAGGATTAAAGCTAGCTACGACAGGAGCGATTAAAGATGCTATCCTTAATTTACAAGAGATCACTGTGTTTGCGTTGAAATTTTTAAAAGAGCATTATCCTAAGCGATTAATAGAACGTTATTCTTTACATGATCTACCAGAAGATATCGTACCCCTCTTTGATGAAATCGGTAAAAAAAGGGGATGTATGATGGCTGGAGGATATATAGATTATGATAAGACATCAGAGTTAATTCTACGCGAAATTCGCGGAGATAAATTAGGGAGATTATCCTTTGAATCTCCTGATCAATATCTAGAGAATTAA
- the lepB gene encoding signal peptidase I, translated as MTKKKNEVFEWIKALTIAVVVAAVIRYFFFAPIVVDGFSMMPTLHTQDRMIVNKFSYRFSEPKRFDIVVFHATSDKDYIKRIIGLPGETVEYKNDTLYINGEAYEEPYLYEYKNQLIDGPLTEAFDLESIIGQSTVPEGHLFVMGDNRRQSKDSRHIGTVPIDEVMGETSLVYWPLSDVRLAE; from the coding sequence ATGACAAAAAAGAAAAATGAAGTGTTTGAATGGATAAAGGCCCTTACAATCGCTGTCGTTGTTGCGGCTGTTATTCGATATTTCTTTTTTGCTCCAATAGTAGTGGATGGGTTCTCTATGATGCCAACCTTACATACGCAGGATCGAATGATAGTTAATAAATTTTCCTATCGTTTTAGTGAACCAAAACGATTTGATATAGTGGTATTTCATGCTACTAGTGATAAAGATTATATTAAGAGGATTATTGGCTTACCTGGAGAGACGGTTGAGTACAAAAATGATACTCTCTATATTAACGGGGAAGCATACGAAGAGCCTTATCTTTATGAGTATAAAAACCAACTTATTGATGGGCCCTTAACAGAGGCGTTTGACTTAGAAAGCATTATTGGACAATCTACAGTACCAGAAGGGCATTTATTTGTTATGGGTGATAATAGACGCCAGAGCAAGGATAGTAGACATATCGGAACAGTTCCAATTGATGAGGTAATGGGTGAAACAAGTTTAGTTTATTGGCCATTATCAGATGTTAGGCTTGCTGAATAA
- the rplS gene encoding 50S ribosomal protein L19, which translates to MQKLIEEITKEQLKTDLPAFRPGDTVRVHVSIVEGTRERIQVFEGVVIKRRGGGISETFTVRKISYGVGVERTFPVHTPKIAKLEVIRRGKVRRAKLYYLRQLRGKAARIKEIR; encoded by the coding sequence ATGCAAAAATTAATTGAAGAAATCACAAAAGAACAATTAAAAACTGATTTACCTGCATTCCGTCCTGGTGATACTGTACGTGTACACGTAAGTATTGTGGAGGGTACTCGTGAGCGTATTCAGGTATTTGAAGGTGTTGTGATTAAGCGTCGTGGTGGTGGAATTAGTGAAACATTTACAGTACGTAAGATTTCTTACGGTGTAGGTGTTGAGCGTACTTTCCCAGTACACACACCAAAAATCGCGAAGCTAGAAGTTATTCGTCGCGGTAAAGTTCGCCGTGCTAAACTTTACTACCTACGTCAATTACGTGGTAAAGCTGCGCGTATTAAAGAAATTCGATAA